The following nucleotide sequence is from Candidatus Jordarchaeales archaeon.
ATGTCTAGTTCTTTCATGTCTTCGTAGTCCATGTAGCACACGCCGCAGGCTCTCTGGTAGCTGTACCCCATTTTCTCCCCTTCCCTAGCGGCGCCCTGTTCAACGGTTCTACACGTCACGAGAATCATTTCAAGAGACTTCTTAACCATAACATACCCTCCAGAAGGGTGGAAATGTGCTCGCTACAGGTCACCTACCAGCCGAGCGTTTTTAAGTACTCCAACCTTCACAAGCCGATAATCCAACTATTTCACGCTTAAAAAAGTTTTTCGCACATAGGTAAAAAGAGGCGTGGAAAAATCAAAGTATTTTCATGGCGCCCGAGGGGCAGGCGTTTTCACACGCTCTACAGCTCGGAAGCAGTTCTATACAAGCATTACTCACAACAGTACATACGCCGTTCACAAGCCGTAAGATTGGGGCATATTTCATCCAAATTAATGGGGTGCGCCTGTTTTCGGGGTTAAATGGGCAGACTTCAATGCAGTTTCCACAACCCCAGCAGATTGTAGGGTCGACGGTTATTACCTTTTTCTCGCTTGTCATGAATTATTCCCCGTGTGGAACAGTGATGGGCTCAGCATTTTAAACTTATAGGGGGTCCAGCCCTAGACACTTGCACCGTATCACATGTAAAAGATTGAGGGCTACGCTTTTCCATCCTTTTATAGAAACACAATTTTTTTAAGGACTGAAACATTGTAATAACCCGACACAGTTGACGATGTTCCCATCGTTAAGGAGGAGTTCTGATGGAGTCTTATAAGCTCGCGAACATATACAAGCTGCACATAAACACAGCGCTTTGCGTCGGTTGCAATGATTGCGTCATAGCTTGTCCACATAATGCCAGTCTGCCTCCTGAAATGAGGGGGGACGAGAAGAATTATACTATAATAGTCAAGAATGGGAAGGCTGTTGTGTCGAACCAGAGTTACTGTGACGGATGTGGAATATGTATCGAAGCTTGTGGGCCACGTGCGATAAGCTTGAGAGTTGTCAGGTGAGGTGATTTAAGTGTATCCTTACTGTGCATCTGAGATTAAGGAGGACAAAGTGGTCACCCGAATGAAGACACTCGACATCGACATAACTTTAACTTTAGATTTGAAAAAATGTGTTGGATGCGGAACGTGCGCAGTAGTCTGTCCGAAGGAGGCCATAAGAAGGGGACCGGTGGGCGCCGTCGAAAAAGGGGAGGCGAAGCTCCCTCCTGTGCTGGTTGACGCGAAAAAGTGCAGCTTTTGCGGTGTTTGCTCGTATATGTGCCCCTTCGAAGCCTTGGAACTTAGGATAAACGGAGAGCCTAGGTTAATACTGGTCGAGGAGGGGGCGCTTCCACCGCTCAAGTACGACGAGTTCGTCACGCTTAAAGGAAACCGCACGGCGAAAAAGTA
It contains:
- a CDS encoding 4Fe-4S binding protein, which encodes MTSEKKVITVDPTICWGCGNCIEVCPFNPENRRTPLIWMKYAPILRLVNGVCTVVSNACIELLPSCRACENACPSGAMKIL
- a CDS encoding 4Fe-4S binding protein; this encodes MYPYCASEIKEDKVVTRMKTLDIDITLTLDLKKCVGCGTCAVVCPKEAIRRGPVGAVEKGEAKLPPVLVDAKKCSFCGVCSYMCPFEALELRINGEPRLILVEEGALPPLKYDEFVTLKGNRTAKKYAEGELIVHWELCPAGCSTCADICPNEAIKIPKPEKPWEKGPRVQVEQEKCLLCGACVYACPAPGALELKRTKIKYDEKAEYTSLWNRIVEKLTTKIVS
- a CDS encoding 4Fe-4S binding protein; this translates as MESYKLANIYKLHINTALCVGCNDCVIACPHNASLPPEMRGDEKNYTIIVKNGKAVVSNQSYCDGCGICIEACGPRAISLRVVR